The Candidozyma auris chromosome 1, complete sequence genome includes a region encoding these proteins:
- the TIF gene encoding translation initiation factor eIF4A: protein MSNGIQEVDAGLIESNYDNVVYSFDDLNLKPEIVRGIFGYGYESPSAIQQRAILPITEGRDVLAQAQSGTGKTATFTISALQNIDVNEKATQALILAPTRELALQIQNVISHIGLYLKVSVHASIGGTSMADDIEAFRSGVQIVVGTPGRVFDMIDRRYFKTHKVKMFILDEADEMLSSGFKEQIYNIFKLLPETTQVVLLSATMPQDVLEVTTKFMNNPVRILVKKDELTLEGIKQYYINVEEEEYKFDCLCDLYDSISVTQAVIFCNTRAKVESLMAKLKENNFTVSAIHADLPQGERDTIMNEFRSGSSRILISTDLLARGIDVQQVSLVINYDLPANKENYIHRIGRGGRFGRKGVAINFVTSQDVGMMREIEKFYSTQIDEMPADIGSLFS from the coding sequence ATGTCCAACGGAATCCAGGAAGTCGACGCCGGCTTGATCGAGTCCAACTACGACAACGTCGTGTACTCCTTTGACGACTTGAACCTTAAACCAGAGATCGTTAGAGGTATTTTCGGTTACGGTTACGAATCGCCATCTGCCATTCAGCAGAGAGCCATCTTGCCTATCACCGAAGGTAGAGACGTGTTGGCCCAGGCCCAGTCTGGTACCGGTAAGACTGCCACCTTCACCATTTCTGCTTTGCAGAACATTGACGTCAACGAGAAGGCTACCCAGGCTTTGATCTTGGCTCCAACCAGAGAGTTGGCTTTGCAGATCCAGAACGTCATCTCCCACATTGGTTTGTACTTGAAGGTTTCCGTCCACGCTTCTATTGGTGGTACCTCTATGGCTGACGATATCGAGGCCTTCAGATCTGGTGTCCAGATTGTCGTGGGTACTCCTGGTAGAGTGTTCGACATGATCGACAGAAGATACTTCAAGACCCACAAGGTTAAGATGTTCATTTTGGATGAGGCCGATGAGATGTTGTCGTCTGGTTTCAAGGAGCAGATCtacaacatcttcaagttgttgcCAGAGACCACCCAGGTTGTTCTTTTGTCCGCCACTATGCCCCAGGACGTGTTGGAGGTCACCACCAAGTTCATGAACAACCCTGTCCGTATTTTGgtcaagaaggacgagTTGACCTTGGAAGGTATCAAGCAGTACTACATCAAcgttgaggaggaggagtaCAAGTTCGACTGTTTGTGTGACTTGTACGACTCTATTTCCGTCACCCAAGCTGTCATCTTCTGTAACACCAGAGCCAAGGTTGAGTCTTTGATGGCtaagttgaaggagaacaACTTCACTGTGTCTGCTATTCACGCTGACTTGCCTCAGGGTGAGAGAGACACCATTATGAACGAGTTCAGATCCGGTTCTTCTAGAATTTTGATCTCCACCGATTTGTTGGCCAGAGGTATCGATGTCCAGCAGGTCTCTTTGGTTATTAACTACGACTTGCCTGCTAACAAGGAGAACTACATCCACAGAATTGGTAGAGGTGGTCGTTTCGGTAGAAAGGGTGTTGccatcaactttgtcacCTCCCAGGATGTCGGTATGATGAGAGAGATTGAGAAGTTCTACTCCACCCAGATTGACGAGATGCCAGCTGACATTGGTTCTTTGTTCAGTTAA
- a CDS encoding glycogenin glucosyltransferase, which produces MLASAWDEVIDVKEIQQKNENLNLEAKNANRFTSWHHAHSATFTKLQLWALDYDKVLYLDCDTLPRAPSGAQVTDLLALELSPGAVAAAPEAAWPDTFNTGVMVLKPDKGVYGEMLNKLSTLESYDGGDQGFLNGFFNPCPDWLANAIAQWTFSQPEVTPERAASTGAIPTNGRDARSSSWVPIPYVYNAAAGASFRNYALDFYAAAAGSMADVRCIHYVGPHKPWHGSNNALDDEWWAAWHEYSDSSPDELTREKSPDERDFTIRVLEVPSEEKPEPHSEPIFATKSASQWTEELALPKDDHVPQQHHETTLTPADLCDPLKYIEEFGPTEETAAWDATREAPPLVTPDRSEDFELEMKQFKSTWDQPDETLDEPQRVIDEEVHHAPSHRYDPIETTTLYQQIHDDLEPDLHDPPQREAASFGGDAAVVEEPINAAKDGLFGVYHSQVAERVFNDRSDYTPSHSLLLKEKLKEEQIMRAIKAQDEEEDSDEEDDLNTDGKDEVEDEEEEFAQVEEGDSNHDEDVSTNIVPNLKPVFPWELRPDRVVERTFDF; this is translated from the coding sequence ATGTTGGCCCTGGCGTGGGACGAGGTCATCGACGTGAAAGAGATCCAACAGAAAAACGAAAACTTGAATTTGGAAGCCAAAAACGCCAATCGCTTCACCTCATGGCATCACGCCCACTCTGCCACTTTTACGAAGCTCCAGCTTTGGGCTTTGGACTACGACAAGGTGCTCTACCTTGACTGCGACACTTTGCCCAGGGCACCGTCGGGCGCGCAGGTAACCGACCTTTTGGCGCTAGAGCTCCTGCCAGGTGCAGTGGCGGCCGCCCCAGAGGCTGCCTGGCCTGATACCTTTAACACGGGAgtgatggtgttgaagCCCGATAAGGGTGTTTACGGTGAAATGCTCAATAAATTGAGCACTTTGGAATCCTATGATGGAGGCGATCAGGGGTTCTTGAACGGGTTTTTCAATCCTTGCCCGGACTGGTTGGCTAACGCTATTGCGCAGTGgactttttcgcagccagagGTGACCCCCGAGAGGGCTGCTTCTACTGGAGCCATTCCCACGAATGGTAGGGATGCTCGCCTGCTGAGTTGGGTTCCCATTCCGTATGTGTAcaatgctgctgctggagcGTCATTCCGAAACTACGCCCTCGACTTTTacgctgctgctgctggctcCATGGCTGACGTCCGCTGTATCCACTATGTAGGTCCCCACAAGCCGTGGCACGGGCTGAACAACGCCCTTGACGATGAATGGTGGGCTGCGTGGCACGAGTATTCGGATCTGAGCCCAGACGAATTGACCAGGGAAAAGAGCCCAGACGAAAGAGACTTCACCATCAGGGTGCTTGAAGTGCCCTCTGAAGAGAAGCCAGAGCCGCATAGCGAGCccatttttgcaaccaaacTGGCGAGCCAGTGGACAGAGGAATTGGCGCTTCCAAAGGACGATCATGTgcctcagcagcatcaCGAGACGACTCTTACGCCGGCAGATCTTTGTGACCCTCTCAAATACATCGAAGAGTTCGGTCCAACTGAGGAAACAGCTGCGTGGGACGCCACGAGAGAGGCTCCTCCGCTAGTGACACCAGACCGTTCTGAAGATTTCGAGCTAGAGATGAAACAGTTCAAGTCAACATGGGACCAGCCGGACGAGACGTTGGATGAACCACAGAGAGTAATCGACGAGGAAGTGCATCATGCTCCTCTGCATCGCTACGACCCTATAGAAACGACTACCTTGTACCAGCAGATCCACGACGACTTGGAGCCGGATTTACATGATCCTCCTCAACGTGAagcagcttcttttggtggtgatgcCGCTGTGGTCGAGGAACCAATAAATGCTGCGAAGGATGGTCTCTTTGGTGTTTACCACTCGCAGGTGGCAGAACGCGTGTTCAATGACCGTTCTGACTACACGCCCCTGCATTCCCTcttgttgaaagagaagcttaAAGAAGAACAGATCATGCGGGCAATAAAAGCTCaggacgaggaagaagactcAGATGAGGAGGACGATTTGAATACGGATGGCAAggatgaagttgaagacgaagaggaagaatttGCACAAGTCGAAGAGGGGGATTCTAACCATGACGAAGATGTATCTACCAATATTGTCCCAAATTTGAAGCCAGTCTTTCCGTGGGAGCTCAGACCTGATCGTGTGGTAGAGAGAACCTTTGATTTTTGA
- the RPS21B gene encoding 40S ribosomal protein eS21, which produces MENDKGQLVELYVPRKCSASNRIIKAKDHASVQINIANVDEEGRAIPGDNVTYALSGYIRARGEGDDSINRLAQQDGLLKNVWSYSR; this is translated from the exons ATGGAGAACGATAAGGGTCAATTA GTCGAATTGTACGTGCCAAGAAAGTGTTCTGCTTCTAACAGAATCATCAAGGCCAAGGACCACGCCTCTGTCCAGATCAACATTGCCAACGTTGACGAGGAGGGCAGAGCCATCCCAGGTGACAATGTGACCTACGCCTTGTCCGGTTACATCAGAGCTAGAGGTGAGGGTGACgactccatcaacagaTTGGCCCAGCAGGACggtttgttgaagaacgtCTGGTCTTACTCTCGTTAA
- the TRM2 gene encoding tRNA (uracil(54)-C(5))-methyltransferase, producing MTPIQMGDPKRPITDPEQGNVDKKPKPQKRYKKKYKAKDVDPTSPMGVLQFEIKEILADLGLTEDHIKNDLREILNDKSVEEIYHREVTDVEILRLSSNGDGLAVVQHPVRSDGKQIVIVPFGLPGDLVKIRIFKSHPLYAEADLLAIEKPGKDRDDSLINCKYFGRCSGCQYQNVDYNTQLEFKRNTIANAYKFFAPVLSKNSQLPEISQTQSSPIQYNYRTKLTPHFNVPNKIPENYTRPNVGFGAKGRPQWKETAGGEGSIMDIEECSIGTPIVLKGMTNERKRFEEEYKKYKRGATILLRENTILPDSEGKFHIDQGSKDSNDSISTIEVEQDNKKLTKTCVTESRAIVREYVNGFVFEFSAGEFFQNNNSILPIVTKYVKDNLRIAKSKPGEPNYLVDAYCGSGLFSITCSGGVSRVIGVEVSADSVKFAKRNAENNKVQNADFIVGKAEKIFANIDTPAERTSVILDPPRKGCDDVFLNQLSTYHPAKIVYISCNVHSQARDVEWFINNTEHGKDYYVESIKGFDFFPQTHHVESVAVLALK from the coding sequence ATGACTCCTATACAAATGGGGGATCCGAAAAGGCCAATCACAGACCCTGAACAGGGAAACGTGGACAAAAAACCGAAGCCTCAAAAAAGgtacaagaaaaagtacAAGGCCAAAGATGTTGATCCCACCCTGCCGATGGGAGTGCTCCAGTTCGAAATCAAAGAGATTCTCGCAGACTTGGGGCTTACCGAAGACCATATCAAAAACGACTTGAGAGAGATTCTCAACGATAAGTCGGTGGAAGAGATTTATCACAGAGAAGTTACAGATGTAGAAATTCTACGGTTATCTTCCAATGGTGATGGCCTAGCAGTCGTGCAGCATCCTGTGAGAAGTGACGGGAAGCAAATCGTCATTGTGCCTTTTGGGTTGCCAGGTGACCTAGTCAAGATCAGAATATTTAAATCGCATCCATTGTATGCTGAGGCAGACCTTCTTGCCATAGAAAAACCGGGTAAGGACAGAGACGATTCCCTCATCAATTGCAAGTACTTCGGTAGATGTTCAGGGTGCCAGTATCAGAACGTCGACTACAACACGCAGCTCGAATTTAAAAGAAACACAATTGCCAATGCATACAAATTCTTTGCACCAGTGCTCTCCAAGAACTCACAACTTCCAGAGATCTCACAGACGCAGCTGTCTCCAATTCAATACAACTATAGAACCAAGCTCACCCCGCATTTCAATGTTCCCAACAAAATTCCAGAGAATTATACGAGGCCAAACGTCGGATTTGGTGCCAAAGGAAGACCTCAGTGGAAAGAAACCGCTGGGGGAGAGGGCTCAATCATGGACATAGAGGAATGCTCCATTGGCACACCTATAGTATTGAAGGGAATGACCAACGAGAGGAAACGTTTTGAAGAGGAGTACAAGAAGTACAAGCGTGGAGCCACCATTCTCTTACGTGAGAACACGATATTGCCTGACTCCGAGGGTAAATTTCACATAGATCAGGGATCCAAGGATTCAAACGATAGTATCTCGACCATAGAGGTTGAGCAAGACAATAAGAAGCTCACCAAGACCTGCGTGACCGAGTCTAGAGCAATTGTCAGAGAGTATGTGAACGGCTTCGTGTTTGAGTTTAGCGCTGGTGAGTTTTTCCAGAACAACAACTCCATATTGCCTATTGTCACCAAATACGTAAAGGATAACCTACGTATTGCGAAATCAAAGCCAGGAGAGCCGAACTACCTTGTTGATGCCTACTGTGGCTCTGGACTATTCTCCATCACTTGCTCGGGAGGAGTCTCAAGAGTCATTGGTGTAGAGGTTAGCGCAGACAGTGTGAAATTTGCTAAAAGAAATGCAGAGAACAACAAGGTTCAGAATGCTGATTTCATTGTTGGCAAGGCTGAAAAGATCTTTGCCAACATCGATACTCCGGCTGAGCGCACATCTGTGATACTTGACCCACCTAGAAAGGGCTGCGACGATGTTTTCTTGAATCAGCTTAGCACATATCATCCAGCGAAAATTGTCTACATCAGTTGCAATGTCCACTCACAGGCTAGAGACGTAGAGTGGTTCATCAATAATACCGAGCATGGCAAGGACTACTACGTGGAGAGCATCAAGGGGTTTGACTTTTTCCCACAAACACACCACGTTGAGTCCGTAGCCGTTTTGGCACTCAAGTAG
- a CDS encoding sphinganine kinase, translating to MPRSMHASLADDVAESVDEVQPFSAPQEMELHHRKQQEAPEISANEKTGTKDRLGTHDAGNKSSDHYKSRLSSFRYLLRSKCIHIVRKETEVLAKLQCQVRRPWLDFYFAWTANLASHTFYVLMLPVPVWFASAGIARDLVAVLGYGIYVSGFCKDLLCLPRPRSPPLHRITMSSYTTQEYGWPSSHSANATAVTLILFAKLYDYRDSFSAPTLALFTVLLLLYYFSLIIGRIYCGMHGFFDIFTGAVIGAALFMFRRYYGLAYDTWLMLSSRNDTVWGITATIILIILGNLFLIHIYPEPVDDCPCFDDSVAFVGVLIGLDLSHFFFIIADGAPSNTPLYSFLTIPYSFEKFGISLSALRMVLGIVLVVIWKAISKPVLFTILPPIYKFLGIYLPRKQYMPTAHSRQTSRQIRSQSLSNMKNEPLLDVDKALKSVKEGDKDSVGPVDDIDAYELLDYGKSHPSEPQVEVSISGVFRKRYDVEIIGRTIVYAGIPFMATWGFMIVTRLFRVA from the coding sequence ATGCCCAGATCCATGCACGCCTCTTTGGCGGATGACGTCGCCGAGTCAGTGGACGAAGTTCAACCGTTTTCTGCGCCACAGGAGATGGAGCTTCATCATAGAAAGCAACAGGAGGCCCCAGAAATCTCGGCCAATGAAAAGACAGGAACCAAGGACAGATTGGGCACTCACGATGCTGGCAACAAGTCTAGCGACCACTACAAGTCCCGACTCTCGTCGTTTCGCTATCTTTTGAGGTCTAAGTGTATTCATATCGTGAGAAAAGAGACAGAGGTGCTAGCCAAGTTACAGTGCCAAGTTCGTCGTCCTTGGCTAGACTTCTATTTTGCCTGGACAGCCAATTTGGCGTCGCATACCTTTTATGTGCTAATGCTCCCCGTGCCAGTGTGGTTTGCATCTGCCGGAATTGCCAGAGACTTGGTAGCAGTGCTAGGGTACGGTATTTACGTTTCTGGGTTCTGTAAAGATTTGCTCTGTTTGCCCAGACCAAGGTCACCTCCCTTGCATAGAATCACCATGTCTTCTTATACCACCCAGGAGTACGGATGGCCGCTGTCCCATTCGGCTAACGCTACTGCGGTGACGCTTATTTTATTCGCCAAATTGTACGATTACAGGGATAGCTTTCTGGCACCCACATTGGCATTGTTCACCGTTTTGCTCTTGCTATACTACTTCTCCCTCATTATTGGGCGTATCTACTGTGGCATGCACGGTTTCTTTGACATCTTCACCGGTGCAGTCATTGGAGCTGCTCTCTTTATGTTCCGCCGTTACTACGGGTTGGCATATGATACATGGCTcatgctttcttctcgaaaCGACACCGTGTGGGGGATCACAGCCACAATTATCTTGATTATTCTCGGCAATTTATTCTTGATTCACATATACCCTGAACCTGTGGATGATTGTCCGTGTTTTGATGATTCTGTGGCATTTGTTGGTGTGCTCATAGGGCTTGATTTAAgtcacttcttcttcattatCGCAGACGGAGCCCCCCTGAACACTCCTTTGTACTCGTTTCTTACCATACCGTACTCATTTGAGAAGTTTGGCATTCTGTTAAGTGCCTTACGTATGGTGCTTGGAATTGTGCTTGTGGTTATATGGAAAGCCATCTCCAAACCAGTACTCTTCACCATTCTTCCGCCAATCTACAAATTTCTTGGTATCTACTTGCCTCGAAAGCAGTATATGCCCACAGCACACTCACGCCAAACCTCGCGCCAAATTCGTTCTCAGTCTCTTTCCAACATGAAGAATGAGCCTTTGTTGGACGTCGATAAAGCGTTGAAATCAGTCAAGGAAGGTGACAAGGATAGTGTTGGACCCGTTGACGACATTGATGCATacgagcttcttgactACGGAAAGTCTCATCCTTCCGAGCCTCAGGTGGAAGTCAGCATAAGTGGAGTTTTCAGAAAGAGGTACGACGTTGAGATCATTGGTCGTACCATTGTGTACGCAGGAATCCCCTTTATGGCCACATGGGGTTTCATGATAGTTACGAGGCTATTTAGAGTGGCATAA
- the CRL1 gene encoding Rho family GTPase codes for MTFKSPVELQNDYINPYNRSPTRTSARPPSSPLIDDNPVIPKYKILPQMSKKSNYNMKLVVVGDGGCGKTCLLVSYAQNKFPEIYVPTIFENYVTSVQAPNGKTIELALWDTAGQEEYDRLRPLSYPDSDIIVICFAVDNLTSLQNIKDTWFPEVNHFCPGVPVLLVGTKSDLAHDMDPDLPLQVAHEMGAIGYISCSAKTMFNVQEVFNFALNHFQKSKEMEEQVEKSRHRLSRVMGGGHSRNHSRGNSKGGHSRTGSNKSGKHGHFPHTSVGSSVLLDSPLVEDDYQRNPYQSSPNPQSKYNEDEFAFARRKKSSRKCTIL; via the coding sequence ATGACATTCAAGCTGCCGGTCGAACTTCAAAATGATTACATCAATCCCTACAATCGGTCACCTACAAGGACATCTGCGAGACCTCCTCTGAGCCCTTTGATAGATGATAACCCTGTAATTCCCAAGTATAAAATATTACCTCAGATGAGTAAAAAGTCAAACTACAACATGAAGTTGGTTGTGGTGGGCGATGGTGGGTGTGGAAAAACGTGTCTATTAGTTAGTTACGCCCAGAACAAGTTCCCCGAGATATATGTGCCAACAATCTTCGAAAACTACGTGACTAGTGTTCAGGCACCCAATGGCAAGACAATTGAGTTGGCGTTGTGGGATACCGCTGGCCAGGAGGAGTATGATCGGTTGCGACCTCTTTCTTACCCTGACTCAGACATCATTGTTATATGTTTTGCTGTGGACAACTTGACATCCttgcaaaatatcaaaGACACTTGGTTTCCTGAGGTGAACCACTTTTGTCCGGGTGTGCCTGTGTTGCTTGTGGGAACGAAATCAGATTTGGCCCACGATATGGACCCAGATTTGCCTCTTCAGGTGGCCCACGAGATGGGCGCAATCGGCTACATATCATGTTCCGCAAAGACCATGTTTAATGTTCAGGAAGTATTTAATTTTGCTCTTAAtcatttccaaaagagcaaagaaatGGAGGAGCAGGTGGAAAAATCGAGACACAGACTAAGCAGAGTGATGGGAGGCGGTCATCTGCGAAACCATCTGAGAGGAAACCTGAAAGGCGGCCATTCACGCACAGGCAGTAACAAAAGCGGGAAGCATGGGCATTTCCCACATACGTCTGTTGGGCTGAGTGTGCTCTTGGACCTGCCGTTGGTGGAAGACGACTACCAGCGCAACCCATACCAGCTGAGCCCCAACCCACAGTCGAAGTACAACGAGGACGAATTTGCATTTGCGAGACGTAAGAAGAGTAGCCGCAAGTGCACCATCTTGTAG
- the TOS1 gene encoding Tos1p, which yields MKSSALVAMAASVGLVSAACDFIEGNYYCSKTNKVAFQNVGFSSSYQDVTSMDENSGKCTQETHHFSGNLAPLNEELSFHFRGPLKLKQFGVYYPKGGNSKRDAEADEDCSTTKHVHHKHVKRATAFVTQTVFVDQYGNTVTSTATPSTAAGESYEITQTNTASVSSDGGAPSGSSNGAVDASSSSASSGSQSTSNAQTGDWVRSSYYKPGTAENCTFLNHHGGSGSGVWSSALGNSLSYANSDNSGGASSPQILSDVTIESNTEFVIMSGLKCGDDSENGDCGFYRKGIPAYHGFSGDTKLFVFEFLMPSDGSKGFNADMPAIWALNAKIPRTLQYGEATCSCWKSGCGELDLFEILHSGSDKLIAHLHSGQGSNGSGYGGGGSQDYFERPTENSIKAAVIMTGKEIVIKIVDDDFDSVLTADTVDGWLDASGTVAKIAN from the coding sequence ATGAAGTCGTCTGCTTTAGTGGCCATGGCCGCCTCGGTGGGCCTTGTTTCTGCCGCGTGTGATTTTATCGAGGGCAACTACTACTGCTCCAAAACAAACAAGGTAGCCTTCCAGAACGTGGgtttctcctcttcctACCAGGATGTCACTTCCATGGATGAGAACTCCGGTAAGTGCACCCAGGAAACCCACCATTTCTCTGGCAACTTGGCTCCTTTGAACGAGGAGTTGTCCTTCCACTTTAGAGGAcccttgaagttgaagcagttTGGTGTCTACTACCCTAAGGGCGGTAACTCCAAGAGAGACGCCGAGGCCGACGAGGACTGCTCCACCACCAAGCACGTCCACCACAAGCACGTCAAGAGAGCCACTGCTTTTGTCACCCAGACCGTGTTTGTTGACCAGTACGGTAACACCGTCACCTCGACGGCCACTCCTTCTACTGCCGCTGGCGAGAGTTACGAGATCACTCAGACCAACACAGCCTCTGTGTCCTCGGACGGTGGTGCTCCCTCTGGCTCCTCCAACGGTGCCGTGGacgcttcttcttcgtccgCTTCCTCCGGCTCCCAGTCCACCTCCAATGCTCAGACTGGCGACTGGGTGAGAAGCTCTTACTACAAGCCAGGTACTGCCGAGAACTGTACCTTCTTGAACCACCACGGTGGTTCTGGCTCTGGTGTGTGGTCCTCTGCCTTGGGtaattctctttcttaCGCCAACAGCGACAACTCGGGCGgcgcttcttctcctcagaTCTTGAGTGACGTCACTATCGAGTCCAACACTGAGTTCGTCATCATGTCCGGCCTCAAGTGTGGTGACGACTCCGAGAACGGTGACTGTGGCTTCTACAGAAAGGGTATCCCAGCATACCACGGTTTCTCTGGTGACACCAAGTTGTTTGTGTTCGAGTTCTTGATGCCTTCCGATGGCTCTAAGGGCTTCAACGCCGACATGCCTGCTATCTGGGCTTTGAACGCTAAGATCCCAAGAACTTTGCAGTATGGTGAGGCCACCTGCTCTTGTTGGAAGTCCGGTTGCGGTGAGTTGGACTTGTTCGAGATTCTTCACTCCGGTTCTGACAAATTGATTGCCCACTTGCACTCTGGTCAGGGTTCCAACGGTTCTGGCTacggtggtggtggttcTCAGGACTACTTCGAGAGACCAACCGAGAACTCTATCAAGGCTGCTGTCATCATGACCGGTAAGGAGAttgtcatcaagatcgTCGATGACGACTTTGACTCTGTCTTGACTGCCGACACTGTCGACGGCTGGTTGGACGCCTCCGGTACCGTGGCCAAGATCGCTAACTAA
- the ZCF7 gene encoding Zcf7p produces MSANLYFAYSIKKEYSSPVTPNGDAADEARKERKKFIRACDACSIRKTKCDESRPCRNCYNNGLECTELRERKKMGPKKLRKRTLDTINALGKTRRLAPDLTPVADVLSTTPFCETVARALVPLTVPSLSLCLPEILNYLKNSNSHNANNLEGMAKDVAMASWALLLLAALSAKGNPPPKNTITELAEYVTQAHADFSSQSFLSLKETTTSATHYYMSLAELHMYGYFAFKSHAFCIRQLLHLRGAITHYQLISASSDSDITGLSELRLTLYTAERSACLFAIDEVFRGNCLIFSGPSSSFYADFPVKTLILDCCHDIFNVLEASGVFMRSSSLPSIFVWRYSAFETRTGIYGSIKVKAHEIVSAKLNNTMTASERSFVQVLLKFVLFRVLLLYAGEYSQDTVSNELLELITQTTAALAIGKDDPFFKIHIRVFSLIPQMLDLLRSYFESVGNNAPAEAHGRLKEYTHALLALCEHTPFGAMAEMDEILCHWFTKEANDLWTALSSESPGMSLGS; encoded by the coding sequence ATGTCTGCCAACTTATACTTTGCTtactccatcaagaaggagtaTAGTCTGCCGGTGACTCCTAACGGCGATGCTGCCGATGAGGCGAGGAAAGAACGTAAGAAGTTCATCAGAGCGTGTGACGCCTGCTCAATACGAAAGACCAAATGTGATGAAAGCAGACCTTGTCGAAATTGCTACAACAACGGACTAGAGTGTACCGAGCTTCGGGAACGGAAGAAGATGGGGCCCAAGAAGCTAAGGAAAAGAACTCTAGACACGATCAACGCCTTGGGCAAGACTCGGCGTTTGGCGCCTGACCTCACGCCTGTAGCAGATGTGCTCAGCACAACACCTTTTTGTGAAACGGTGGCCAGGGCATTGGTGCCGTTGACGGTGCCGTCGCTTTCGCTTTGTTTACCTGAGATCCTCAACtacttgaaaaattccAATTCTCATAATGCAAACAACTTGGAGGGAATGGCAAAAGATGTGGCTATGGCGTCGTGGGcacttttgcttcttgctGCGCTTTCAGCAAAGGGAAATCCTCCTCCCAAAAACACCATCACTGAATTGGCTGAGTATGTAACACAGGCCCATGCGGACTTCTCTAGCCAGCTGTTTCTCCTGCTCAAGGAAACAACCACATCAGCAACTCACTACTACATGTCCCTTGCAGAGCTTCACATGTACGGCTATTTTGCCTTCAAAAGCCATGCTTTCTGCATCAGGCAGCTTCTCCACCTTCGAGGGGCCATCACTCACTATCAGCTAATATCAGCGTCCTCGGACAGTGACATCACCGGACTTTCTGAACTACGACTTACTTTGTATACTGCTGAGCGCAGTGCGTGCTTGTTCGCCATTGATGAAGTATTTCGAGGTAAttgtttgattttttcgGGTCCTTCGTCTAGTTTCTATGCTGACTTCCCTGTGAAGACGCTAATTCTTGACTGCTGCCACGATATATTCAACGTCCTAGAGGCAAGCGGTGTGTTCATGCGGAGCTCTAGCCTTCCAAGCATATTTGTTTGGCGCTACTCTGCATTTGAGACCAGGACCGGTATCTATGGCAGCATCAAGGTAAAAGCGCATGAAATCGTTCTGGCGAAGCTTAACAATACAATGACAGCGTCTGAGAGGCTGTTTGTGCAAGTTCTCTTGAAATTCGTTTTGTTCAGGGTGTTACTTTTGTATGCTGGTGAGTACTCTCAGGATACGGTGAGTAACGAGCTACTTGAATTGATCACTCAAACTACTGCCGCCCTTGCTATTGGCAAAGATGATccctttttcaaaattcaTATCCGTGTGTTTTCTCTCATTCCACAGATGCTCGATCTACTACGTTCCTACTTCGAGTCTGTCGGCAACAATGCACCGGCAGAAGCACACGGACGACTCAAAGAGTATACTCATGCCTTGCTAGCTCTTTGTGAACACACTCCTTTCGGCGCAATGGCTGAAATGGATGAAATTTTGTGTCACTGGTTTACAAAAGAAGCTAATGACTTGTGGACTGCTCTTAGTTCAGAGAGCCCTGGTATGTCCCTCGGTCTGTGA
- the VMA4 gene encoding H(+)-transporting V1 sector ATPase subunit E — protein MSLTDDQVNAELRKMKAFIEKEAQEKAKEIRLKADEEYEIEKASIVRSETAAIDSVYEQKLKKASLAQQITKSTISNKTRLRVLSEKEKVLDEIFEEAKKELKNISSKKGEYKGLLAGLIEEGLLALMEDEVNVKVREEDVSVAKEAIEDAAKGYKEKSKQEIKIAVDEKEFLPKDSSGGVIVVNKSGKIEVNNTLDERLKLLSEEALPGIRLELFGPSATRKFFD, from the exons ATGTCATTGACAGACGACCAG GTCAATGCGGAGCTCCGTAAAATGAAGGCCTTCattgagaaggaggccCAGGAAAAGGCAAAGGAGATCAGATTGAAGGCTGATGAAGAATACGAAATCGAAAAAGCCTCCATTGTCAGGTCCGAAACTGCTGCCATTGACAGTGTCTATGagcagaagttgaagaaagcatcGTTGGCACAGCAAATCACAAAGTCGACAATTAGCAACAAGACAAGATTGAGAGTTTTgagtgaaaaagaaaaggttTTGGACGAAATCTTTGAGGAAGCCaagaaagagttgaagaatatcTCCTCGAAAAAGGGCGAGTACAAGGGCTTGTTGGCTGGTTTGATTGAGGAGGGTCTTTTGGCTCTCATGGAGGACGAAGTCAACGTCAAGGTCAGGGAAGAGGACGTCTCTGTTGCCAAGGAAGCCATCGAAGACGCTGCTAAGGGCTACAAAGAAAAGTCTaagcaagaaatcaaaataGCTGTGGACGAGAAGGAATTTTTGCCCAAGGATTCCTCTGGCGGTGTCATCGTGGTGAACAAGCTGGGCAAGATCGAGGTCAACAACACTTTGGACGAGAgattgaagttgttgtctGAAGAGGCCTTACCAGGTATCCGTTTGGAGTTGTTTGGGCCATCTGCAACCAGAAAGTTCTTTGACTAG